From the [Limnothrix rosea] IAM M-220 genome, the window TGGCTTGTCTTTGTTAGTTCATTATTTATGGTTTCATGGGCGGGTATTCCTTTTGGTTTATGGGAATGTCCGTTTTTTTTGTTGGGGATATAAAGGTTTTATGGAGGCATGATAGTTTGGTTTGGAAATTTTTAAAATCTGGTTTTTTTCTTGACCAAGGTATTAGCTTCTTTGATTTTTTTATTAATGTTTCTTTATCAATTTTTTGTGTCGGTAATGGTGAAAGGTTTATCGCCTCCGTAAAAAAATAGGGCGATCGCCTTTAGGCTCCACTTGAGTGGATTGAGGGAAAACTTGTTTGCCAGAATGTTTGCAAATATATCAAATATATGGGTCGGTAAAAGGCCATGGAGAAAGGGCAAATAAAAGCTTTTTTTACCGAGTCGAAGAATAGCGGGGAAATTTGATTGTGCTGCGGCATTAACTAATTGTTTTGCGAAAACTTCAGTGGGAGTTGAATCTACTTGGGAGGCTTGGGGTCGCCTCGGTATCGCGTCTTTAATTTTTTTGTCGCCGATCCCCGATGAAGTGCCTGTGATGAGCGCCACTTTTTGAGGCGATTTTATTGCCATAGCTTCCTGCGAAACGATTATCTCAAAATTAGCTTGATATACTTTGGAGCGGCGATATTTTTAGAATTTTACGGTGGTGGATATGACGGGAAAAAAAATTACGATTATTGGGTGCGGTTATGTCGGTCGGGCGATCGCCAAACGGTGGCAGGCAGCGGGATACGAGCTAACAGTCACGACTACAAGTCCCGAAAAAGTTTCCCAGCTCGCGGATTTGGTTCAGCGCGTCAAAATTATTGAAGGTTCTAATCAAGATAGTCTGCGTGAGCTTTGTGAAGGTCAAGACGTTATTTTGCTTAGCGTCGGCTCAAAGGGCGGACGTACCGAAGAAAATTATCGGAAAGCTTATCTCCAAACCGCTCAAAATCTTCGTAACGCTCTCCGCACCAATAGCACCGTTAAACAGGTGATTTACACCAGCAGCTATTCCGTTGTGGGTAACCATAATGGCGCATGGGTAAATGAAGAAACGCCCGACAAACCCATGAATGTTTTTTCTGAAATTCTCAAGGAAACCGAAGAAACACTTATGACTATTCAGACCGGCGATCGCCAAGTCTGTATTTTGCGATTGGGCGGCATCTATGGCGAAGGGCGTGAAATTCTCAAAATTTTCCGGCGATCGATGGGCACAACCAAAGCCGGCAAAGGCGACGAATACGGCAATTGGATTCACCTAGAAGATATTGTGCGGGGTATTAAATTTGCGGAAGAAGAAGGACTTTCAGGTCTCTTTAACCTCGTCTCTGACGAACCAATGCAACGGCGGGAGATGCTAGATCGCCTAGCAAAAAAATATAATTTAGATCCAGTCATTTGGGACGAATCAAAGCCATCGGATCGTGTATTCAATGTGCGCGTTTCCAATAAAAAACTCAGAGATCAAGGCTTTTTGCTCGCCTACCCAACCATTCAGCTCTAGGGAAAATAATGCCATTCGCCGCTTTTAAAGGTGCTAGCTATCCATTCCGCGCCGTCAGAATGTTTTCGCGCCATCCCCATCTTTTGCAGTATCTCGCTATTCCGATGGCAGTTAATATTGTTGTCGGTGTTTTGATCTATGCCTTTTCGCTACGGTGGGCATGGCGAACAGCAGGAGCTGGCTATAACTGGATTGATAATTTTTTTAACGGTTTAATCAGCCGCTTACCCCAATGGTTGCAATGGCTAGACTATGGCGCTCACGCTGTGGCAGTTGTGCTCGGCGCAATTTTTATCGCGGTAATTTTCATTTTGATCGGCGTGATTTTGGTGCAATTTGGAACATTACTCGGTGCACCTTGGTACGGTCAACTTTCAGAACAGATCGAAAAACTACAAACCAGTCGCGTTGAAATTGTTGAAATTGGTATCGTTCGTGATTTGAGCCGCGCCATTCTCTTTGAACTAAAAAAATTAGCATTAACAATTGCTGTCACACCGTTTTTATTTGCGATTAATTTTATTCCGGTGGCGGGTAGCATCATCTCCTCCATTGGCGGCACAACCCTTACACTCACACTGATCTGCCTTGATTTTTTCGATGCGCCTCTAGAACGCCGTCGTCTTCCTTTCCGCCGCAAACTGGGGATTGTTTATCGTGCTTTTCCGGCGAGTGCTGGTTTTGGATTTGTCTGTTTAGCGCTCGTTAGTGTGCCGCTGATTAATCTGATCACGATTCCAATTTGTGTGGCTTCAGGAACGCTCTTTGTCTGCGATCGCCTTTTATCTAAACTGCCACCAGTGGCTTTACCAGACGAAATTCCGCAGGAAACGATGTAAGACCGTTCGACCCGAAATATTGTCGCCATACTCCCCAGAATCATCATAGAGAGCTGTCCAAAACTCTAAAATTTCCGTATCAAAAGCTTCCCGCACTTGATGACGCTCAATAATCACATCGGAGGTGCGATGGAGAGAAATAATAGCCGCCTCCGTCACTAGGCAATGGGGACGAATCCAATAGCTTTGCTGCTTCTCGATAAACTGAATCACAGAACCATAGAGCCTATCCTGCGGTGATTCGAGACAGATAATTTGTTGGGGTGAAAAGTTTGAATGCTGGGACACGGTCTAAATTACAAAGCTTTTCAAGGGTTTTGCAAGTACACGCTAGTTGATGTTGTGACTCGGTATTTTTGGTGAAATATTAAAAAATAATAGCAAGCTCACGGCATGGACGAAAAGTAACGAGCCCAACAGATCTTGATTCTTTAGGGCTTCTAGGGGCAATCGCCACAAGTTTCTGCACCCTCACAGCTACACCGTATATCGGCTTAAAAATTCAGCGTAGATCTAGATCTCATACAGCTTTTTTCTCTAACCTTTCACACCACTACCGCTGTCCGTTGGAATAATGTAGCGTTGCAAAAATCCAAATAAAATCATTACAGGCAGGAGCGAAATAATTGAACCCGCCGCAATCAAACGCCAATCGAGGGAAAATTGACCCGCTAAAGTCGCGACACCGAGGGGCAAAGTATAAAATTCTGGGCGGTCAATCACAATCAACGGCCACAAAAAATCGCTCCAGGAACCGATAAAGACAAAAATTGCGAGGGTGATGAGGGCAGGGCGCACGGCGGGAATCATGATGTGCCACCAAATGCCCAGTTCGGAACAACCGTCAATTCGTCCAGCTTCTTCCAGCTCTTTTGGTACGCCTTGAAAGGCTTGGCGCAACAAGAAAATCCCAAAGGCAGAGGCAAGACTCGGAAAAATAATGCCGAGATATGTATTGCGTAAGCCTAGCTGCACTGTCAGTACATAGAGGGGAATCATGACGATCTGAAAGGGAATCATGATCGTTGAAACGACGGTCGCAAAAATTATGTCTCGCCCTTGAAAGTCTAGGCATGCTAGGGGATAGGCCGCAAGGGCACAAAACAAAAGATTAAAGGCAACGGTCAAGACAGCGATAAACGTGCTATTGAATAAATATTTGCCGAAGGGATGATTTTGCCAGACGGTGACAAAGTTTTCTAGGGTTGGGCTGGCTGGGATTAGCTGGGGTGGAAAGCTAAAAATATTTTCGGTGGGAGATTTTAGGGCGGTACTGAATAGCCACAGCAACGGAAACAGCATCACAAGGGCGATCGCCGCTAAAAGTAGATAGGTTCCAATTAGTTTGAAAGTCTTTGACATTATTACCGTCTGCCCACAACGATTTTTGGCTCCCTTGATTCTGTCACATCGAACGGCGATCGCCTCTATTTTTATCCACTAAACTGAACATATTGAGTCAGCCCAAAACGATGTTTGCAGACAAAGTTCATTGGACAATAAACGATCTCAAAAATTTGCCCGACGATGATGGTTGGACTCGCTATGAAATCATTAATGGAGGATTATTTGTCAGCCGTCTTCCCCATGCTTTTCATCAGATGGCTGCGGGAGAACTCTTGTGCTGTCTAGCAAAATGGACACAAGAGAAAAAGTCTGATAGCACAGTTGTTCTCTCTCCCGGACTACTTTTGTCTCCTGCAGATAGCGTCATCCCTGATTTAGTTTGGATTAAAAACGAGCGGCTTGAAGCTGGACTCAATGGGGATGGTCATCTCACAGTTGCGCCCGAACTAATTGCAGAGGTTCTGTCGGCAGGCGGGGTAAATGAACAGCGGGATCGAGACAGCAAACTTAAGCTCTATTCACGATATGGTGTGCGGGAATATTGGATTGTGGATTGGCGACAAAAAAGTCTCGAAATTTATCGTCGTGACCAAGCCCAACTAAAACTAGTGGCGACATTGTTGGATTCTGATCCGATTACTTCGCCACTGTTGCCAGAGTTTGCAGTGCCACTTGATCAAATTTTCAAATAGTTTTTTGAGCTTAAAAATGTTGAAAGGCTTGTTGCCGTGAAAGGGTTGGCGATCGCCCATCTTTTCGCACTAATTCCACGGTTTTATCGGCGGTAATTTCACCAATGATTTTGCAACCATCACCAAACTTTTTAACTAAATCTTCGGCTGGCGATCGCCCTAAACACAAAACCAATTCAAAATCTTCTCCGCCGTATAATGACCATTCC encodes:
- a CDS encoding SDR family oxidoreductase; the encoded protein is MTGKKITIIGCGYVGRAIAKRWQAAGYELTVTTTSPEKVSQLADLVQRVKIIEGSNQDSLRELCEGQDVILLSVGSKGGRTEENYRKAYLQTAQNLRNALRTNSTVKQVIYTSSYSVVGNHNGAWVNEETPDKPMNVFSEILKETEETLMTIQTGDRQVCILRLGGIYGEGREILKIFRRSMGTTKAGKGDEYGNWIHLEDIVRGIKFAEEEGLSGLFNLVSDEPMQRREMLDRLAKKYNLDPVIWDESKPSDRVFNVRVSNKKLRDQGFLLAYPTIQL
- a CDS encoding EI24 domain-containing protein → MPFAAFKGASYPFRAVRMFSRHPHLLQYLAIPMAVNIVVGVLIYAFSLRWAWRTAGAGYNWIDNFFNGLISRLPQWLQWLDYGAHAVAVVLGAIFIAVIFILIGVILVQFGTLLGAPWYGQLSEQIEKLQTSRVEIVEIGIVRDLSRAILFELKKLALTIAVTPFLFAINFIPVAGSIISSIGGTTLTLTLICLDFFDAPLERRRLPFRRKLGIVYRAFPASAGFGFVCLALVSVPLINLITIPICVASGTLFVCDRLLSKLPPVALPDEIPQETM
- a CDS encoding carbohydrate ABC transporter permease produces the protein MSKTFKLIGTYLLLAAIALVMLFPLLWLFSTALKSPTENIFSFPPQLIPASPTLENFVTVWQNHPFGKYLFNSTFIAVLTVAFNLLFCALAAYPLACLDFQGRDIIFATVVSTIMIPFQIVMIPLYVLTVQLGLRNTYLGIIFPSLASAFGIFLLRQAFQGVPKELEEAGRIDGCSELGIWWHIMIPAVRPALITLAIFVFIGSWSDFLWPLIVIDRPEFYTLPLGVATLAGQFSLDWRLIAAGSIISLLPVMILFGFLQRYIIPTDSGSGVKG
- a CDS encoding Uma2 family endonuclease; amino-acid sequence: MFADKVHWTINDLKNLPDDDGWTRYEIINGGLFVSRLPHAFHQMAAGELLCCLAKWTQEKKSDSTVVLSPGLLLSPADSVIPDLVWIKNERLEAGLNGDGHLTVAPELIAEVLSAGGVNEQRDRDSKLKLYSRYGVREYWIVDWRQKSLEIYRRDQAQLKLVATLLDSDPITSPLLPEFAVPLDQIFK